TCGTCAGGAATAGGAGTGCTCTCGTACTGCTCTTTCATCCTATTCAGCTTGTCATGCATTATCGTTGTGCCTCCTCTTGATCTTCCTCGCTTAAGTTCACCCGCAGTCTCTGTAGTCCTTGGTATAATCTCGTTTTCACTGTGCTGACGTTCTCGTTGAGCACTTCGGCAATTTCGTCAATCTTCATATCTTCAAAAAATCGGAGTATGATGACGACCCGATACTTGTCGGGTAATTCCTCCAAAGATTGGGCCAGATCCAGATTCGGATAGTGGTCATGGCTGCCGGGTAATATAACCTCCAGGTTCTCGTCATCCATGACATGGACTTTTTTCTGTTTTCTAATGAAATCCAGGGAGGTTGTTACAATAATTCGGAAAAACCAGCTTTTTATTGAACCCGTCTGCTTCAGCTTTTCCATGGATAAAAATGCTTTGTGGATCGCGTCCTGAACGATATCGAGGGCATCCTCTTTATTTCTAACGTAGCTGTATGCCAGCCGGTAGGCGCTGTCCTGATTTTCGGTTATACATTGAATAAGAAGCTTCTCAAGCTTCCGGCCGCCACTCATGTAAATATGACACTCCTTTGGGCCCGCGCGGGTAACCATCAATTGCAATTGACTTACGGAAGCAAGACGTGCGAGTCTTGCAAAAAGTTTGATTCTGCGAAAAAAAAATTTAAAAAGTGTTTCTGTCTCATTATTCAGCCCATTCTTCCAGAATCGCAACAAGAAAAAGACCCCAGTTTTCACTGGGGTCTGGAACTCATGGTTATTCATGCTCATATTTCTGGATAACAATCGCCGAATTATGTCCGCCGAAGCCAAAGGAATTCGACATGCCAATCCGGAGCTCGGCGTTTCTCGCCTGGTTCGGTACATAATCCAAATCGCATGCTGGATCGGGATGCTCCAGATTGATCGTCGGCGGTATGATGCCTTCTTGCAGAGATTTCACGAGTGCAATGGCCTCCACGCCGCCGGATGCGCCCAGCATATGTCCGGTCATCGACTTGTTGGCCGTTACCGGAATGCGATACGCCTCCTCGCCAAACACTTGCTTAATGGCCGCTGTCTCCGAAAGGTCACCGATGACCGTGCTTGTGGCATGGGCGCTGATGATATCCACGTCGGCTGGAGAGAGGTTCGCCTCGGTCAGGGCCAGCTTCATCGCCCGTGCCGCGCCGTTGCCGTCTTCCGGTGTGGCGACCATATGATAGGCATCCGAGCTGGCGCCGTATCCGATGACCTCGCCCAGAATTTCAGCGCCTCTGCGTAAGGCATGGGAGAGGGATTCCAGAACGAGGATGCCGGCACCTTCCGCCATG
Above is a window of Paenibacillus sp. FSL K6-1330 DNA encoding:
- a CDS encoding RNA polymerase sigma factor, with the protein product MSGGRKLEKLLIQCITENQDSAYRLAYSYVRNKEDALDIVQDAIHKAFLSMEKLKQTGSIKSWFFRIIVTTSLDFIRKQKKVHVMDDENLEVILPGSHDHYPNLDLAQSLEELPDKYRVVIILRFFEDMKIDEIAEVLNENVSTVKTRLYQGLQRLRVNLSEEDQEEAQR